A single genomic interval of Helianthus annuus cultivar XRQ/B chromosome 6, HanXRQr2.0-SUNRISE, whole genome shotgun sequence harbors:
- the LOC110945087 gene encoding uncharacterized protein LOC110945087 — MYNLSWSKFVELIRKTYCPPHEVEKVESDFLRLTMKGLECRAYVSEYNSLSRLVPYLITPESKRIAWFLGGLALEIKGMVKSSKPATYRSVVDLALSLTEDEIRARVTKAEEDHKRKCDDTLRKDYKKGKTGSNYNQSKPNEAKPKCKTCGKQHFRKCLHEQNKGCGICKEMDHKSHECKNLKDATCYGCGEKGHIKTRCPKRATDRKN; from the coding sequence ATGTACAACCTGAGTTGGTCTAAGTTCGTGGAATTGATCCGCAAGACTTATTGCCCACCTCACGAGGTGGAGAAAGTTGAATCTGACTTTCTAAGATTGACCATGAAAGGCCTAGAGTGTCGAGCTTATGTATCTGAATACAACTCTTTATCAAGACTCGTTCCGTATTTAATTACCCCCGAGTCCAAGCGCATTGCATGGTTTCTTGGAGGGCTCGCTCTAGAAATCAAGGGGATGGTTAAATCCTCCAAACCTGCGACTTATAGATCCGTTGTGGATCTGGCTCTTTCTCTCACTGAAGATGAAATAAGAGCAAGGGTGACTAAAGCCGAGGAGGATCACAAGCGAAAGTGTGATGATACCTTGCGTAAAGATTACAAAAAGGGTAAGACCGGTTCGAATTATAACCAGTCCAAGCCAAATGAGGCAAAACCCAAATGCAAAACATGCGGGAAGCAACACTTCAGAAAATGTCTCCATGAGCAGAACAAGGGTTGTGGCATCTGTAAGGAGATGGACCACAAGTCTCATGAATGTAAAAATTTGAAAGACGCCACCTGCTATGgatgtggcgagaaagggcatatAAAGACCCGCTGCCCAAAGAGGGCGACTGACAGGAAAAATTAG